The Armatimonadota bacterium genome window below encodes:
- a CDS encoding trypsin-like serine protease gives MRCIAGFVALSFSALSFSVAPGLPTDVNTSDFDFVGQVNGASGVLVGANTVLTARHVGAGTFTLPGIGTFNVLAGSVKNHPTDDLTLFQIDTGSTTLTNYAQINVNRVAANTAITMVGFGASGVLNGSGTGYDITISAGTRRKATGIVEGTRMVEEPGFRLASIYSPLRSNGQGALVGGDSGGGWFLQDGSSRPQLVGINSWIDNFGTFSSWFQFSNHPTNFFGSGAADLSEYNGWLVQNGASVVPEPGTITVLAIGSLLALCRRRKG, from the coding sequence ATGCGTTGCATTGCCGGGTTTGTCGCCCTTAGTTTTTCGGCTCTTTCATTCTCGGTTGCTCCCGGATTACCGACGGATGTAAATACTTCGGACTTTGATTTTGTGGGGCAAGTCAATGGTGCGTCTGGCGTTCTTGTTGGAGCGAATACCGTCTTGACCGCGCGCCATGTTGGCGCCGGAACATTTACCCTCCCCGGAATCGGCACCTTCAACGTTCTTGCCGGAAGCGTCAAGAACCATCCAACCGACGATCTCACACTCTTTCAAATCGATACCGGGTCAACGACTCTGACAAATTACGCTCAGATCAACGTCAACAGAGTAGCAGCGAACACCGCAATTACGATGGTCGGATTTGGGGCTTCTGGAGTTCTGAACGGATCAGGAACGGGTTACGATATCACAATCAGTGCGGGCACTCGGCGCAAGGCGACAGGAATCGTTGAAGGTACCCGAATGGTTGAGGAACCAGGCTTCCGCCTTGCGTCGATCTATTCACCGCTACGATCCAACGGACAAGGGGCCCTCGTCGGTGGCGACTCCGGAGGAGGTTGGTTCCTGCAAGATGGATCATCTCGCCCGCAGCTCGTCGGTATCAACTCATGGATCGACAACTTCGGAACCTTTTCGAGCTGGTTCCAGTTCAGCAATCATCCGACAAACTTCTTCGGTTCTGGAGCTGCCGACCTGAGCGAATACAACGGCTGGCTCGTGCAAAATGGCGCAAGCGTCGTGCCGGAACCCGGGACGATTACGGTTCTTGCAATTGGCTCGCTGCTTGCTCTTTGCCGCCGCCGAAAAGGCTGA
- the dusB gene encoding tRNA dihydrouridine synthase DusB, with protein MQFPGFRVGDVKVETPLVLAPMEDVTSLPMRLICKRIANPGLVVTEFVSAMAIHHGAVKTLKKMQIHPEERPLAIQIFGSEPDVMAETARLCEEMGADIVDINMGCWVPKVCKTGSGAALLKDPLLAEKIVSSVVKAVKIPVTVKVRAGWDYSLFAAPELASRFQDAGIKMLTLHARFAKQGFEGEADWDLIKRLRESVTVPLVGNGDVKTPEDAIKMLTETGCDGVMVGRAAISNPWGLARIAAALRGEPLPEEPTIEERIETALQHARLQVAYQLELSSYQEALGHPEHKQNEGWAIRSLRGQMPMYIKGIPGAAQIRADLYQANTVEDVERALRAINHNSYESEHPVSVLG; from the coding sequence ATGCAGTTTCCGGGGTTCAGGGTGGGGGATGTAAAGGTGGAGACCCCGCTGGTTCTAGCACCGATGGAAGACGTGACCTCACTACCCATGCGGCTTATCTGTAAGCGCATCGCCAACCCTGGGCTAGTCGTGACCGAGTTTGTCTCGGCGATGGCGATTCACCACGGCGCAGTGAAGACGCTCAAGAAAATGCAGATTCATCCCGAGGAGCGTCCGCTGGCGATCCAGATCTTTGGCTCAGAACCGGATGTGATGGCAGAGACCGCTCGCCTTTGCGAAGAGATGGGAGCCGATATTGTTGATATCAACATGGGTTGCTGGGTCCCGAAGGTTTGCAAAACTGGATCCGGTGCTGCCCTTCTGAAAGATCCGCTCCTTGCGGAAAAGATTGTTTCTTCGGTTGTGAAAGCGGTCAAGATTCCAGTCACGGTCAAGGTTCGGGCTGGTTGGGATTATTCTCTTTTTGCCGCTCCCGAGCTAGCGAGCCGGTTTCAGGATGCGGGAATAAAGATGCTGACACTTCATGCCCGGTTTGCCAAGCAAGGCTTTGAAGGCGAGGCAGATTGGGACTTGATCAAGCGGCTCCGAGAGTCGGTGACGGTGCCGCTGGTCGGAAATGGCGACGTGAAGACGCCGGAAGATGCCATCAAGATGCTGACGGAAACGGGTTGCGACGGAGTCATGGTTGGTCGGGCGGCGATCTCGAATCCTTGGGGTCTAGCTCGCATCGCCGCGGCTCTGCGTGGCGAACCGCTCCCGGAGGAGCCAACTATTGAAGAGCGAATAGAAACCGCCTTGCAGCACGCTCGTCTCCAAGTCGCGTACCAACTGGAACTAAGTTCTTACCAAGAAGCTCTCGGGCATCCTGAGCACAAGCAAAATGAAGGCTGGGCCATTCGCTCGCTGCGAGGTCAGATGCCGATGTACATCAAGGGCATTCCTGGCGCCGCTCAGATTCGGGCCGACCTTTATCAGGCGAACACCGTTGAAGATGTTGAAAGAGCACTGAGAGCCATCAACCATAACAGCTATGAGTCCGAACACCCCGTCTCGGTGCTCGGCTAA
- the trpS gene encoding tryptophan--tRNA ligase, whose amino-acid sequence MSTSKRILSGMRPTNPKGGHLGNYEGALRNWVNLQNEGYDMFCMVADWHALTTLDDTDSLAQNTIEITKDYVAAGIDPSKSAIFVQSHVKEHAELHVLFSMVTPLGWLERTPTYKEKKDELEGVEREPYGLLGYPVLQTADILLYRPYGVPVGRDQAPHLEIGNDIGIRFNRLFNQEVFQTYKYLIPEDETRAKLPGLDMRKMSKSYDNCIFLSESEDETAVKVKSAYTTPSKIKKTDPGIPEGCAVCQYLKIYSPDWETLWDEDRKGERGCMQNKTACIEAINEYFRPIRERRNALSNDDVHDILKEGAKKAREVAGQTMADVRSAMGLLGG is encoded by the coding sequence GTGAGTACATCGAAGCGAATCCTCAGCGGAATGCGCCCCACCAATCCGAAGGGCGGGCATTTGGGCAACTATGAAGGCGCGCTTCGCAACTGGGTGAACCTGCAGAATGAGGGGTACGACATGTTCTGCATGGTCGCCGATTGGCATGCGCTCACCACTCTGGACGACACTGACAGCCTCGCCCAGAACACGATTGAGATCACCAAGGACTATGTCGCCGCCGGCATCGATCCTTCGAAGTCAGCGATCTTCGTACAGAGCCACGTCAAGGAGCACGCCGAGCTCCACGTGCTGTTCAGCATGGTGACCCCGCTTGGCTGGTTAGAGAGAACTCCGACATACAAGGAGAAAAAAGACGAGTTGGAAGGCGTCGAGCGCGAGCCCTACGGCCTCCTCGGCTACCCGGTTCTCCAGACTGCCGACATTCTGCTTTACCGCCCCTACGGTGTGCCCGTTGGTCGAGACCAGGCTCCGCATCTTGAGATCGGGAACGATATCGGAATCCGGTTCAATCGCCTCTTCAACCAAGAGGTGTTCCAGACCTACAAATACCTCATCCCTGAAGACGAGACCAGAGCCAAGCTTCCCGGATTAGACATGCGGAAAATGAGCAAGAGTTACGACAACTGCATCTTCCTCAGCGAGTCTGAAGACGAAACCGCAGTGAAGGTAAAGAGTGCGTACACCACGCCAAGCAAAATTAAGAAAACGGATCCTGGCATTCCCGAAGGGTGCGCCGTCTGCCAGTATCTCAAGATCTACTCGCCCGATTGGGAAACCCTTTGGGATGAAGATCGGAAAGGCGAGCGCGGCTGTATGCAAAACAAAACGGCTTGCATCGAGGCCATCAATGAATACTTCCGCCCAATTCGCGAGCGGAGAAACGCCTTGAGCAACGATGACGTCCACGACATCCTCAAAGAGGGCGCGAAGAAGGCTCGGGAAGTCGCTGGTCAAACGATGGCAGATGTCAGGTCAGCGATGGGACTACTTGGCGGGTAG
- a CDS encoding phosphatase PAP2 family protein, with product MQREIELFRSIHLGAKSSFLDAISLVFSWSALGWFPPLVALLLLLHPKTKAYTAPILLSSLLGGLIIVHAIKDAMPRPRPSNLRFAQPMEEHRQSSFPSGHTTLAFCTATSAFWVSRRRGDKYVAVLFPWAAMVGWSRVYRGVHWPSDVVAGACLGFLVSSIVELVFSLFGGGKEQAASQLQEP from the coding sequence ATGCAGAGGGAAATTGAGCTTTTTCGGTCGATTCACCTCGGTGCAAAAAGCTCATTTCTCGATGCAATCTCGCTTGTTTTCAGTTGGTCCGCTCTTGGCTGGTTTCCGCCCTTGGTCGCGCTGCTCCTGCTTCTGCACCCTAAAACGAAGGCTTACACCGCGCCGATTCTCCTATCCTCGCTCCTTGGGGGTCTGATTATTGTTCACGCGATCAAGGACGCTATGCCACGCCCGAGACCGAGCAACCTGAGATTTGCGCAGCCGATGGAGGAGCATCGCCAATCGAGTTTTCCCAGTGGGCACACAACGCTTGCCTTTTGCACGGCGACATCGGCTTTTTGGGTTTCACGTCGGCGCGGGGACAAGTACGTCGCGGTGCTATTTCCTTGGGCTGCAATGGTCGGCTGGAGCCGGGTGTATCGCGGCGTTCATTGGCCCAGCGATGTTGTTGCGGGAGCCTGCCTCGGGTTTCTCGTCAGCTCTATTGTCGAACTCGTCTTCAGCCTTTTCGGCGGCGGCAAAGAGCAAGCAGCGAGCCAATTGCAAGAACCGTAA
- a CDS encoding glycosyl hydrolase family 65 protein, with product MNRGLGVWRWGLGTLSLLLVGCGSKIGSSTAESKPLPEYLATTGTFRVTEIDESGFTVLLPSSFQSSGEEKLEFRRQRVYVPTKLPPMSTWKILDPTSNFPKYLAGDATIEISEEMVEDPEGRYLDFVFRASYQSADAMPLIDRESLTRNPADSVRVETTENTISVSFRTPSSELPVIAVDLEGPLEDQRFIRTIVNRITSESVRQVLPVAKHGFAPFGLNNSFYFGHTFWDMDVWVLPSMLFLQPDAVRQMNQYRLDRAAQAEKNAAEFFKKSNSGMMFPWESSVSGKETVRASSVKEHHISGSVLWGLNLSEKAGISSSSEVGKVASGVSRFFDARSVTGPNGREIKDVMSPDENHIGDNDLYTNLLAQWAMNGRKWEGPAKFRLPKDETSFLTYDDDKLRSYKQAAAVLSIFPLQYPEAEKQARTMMERFEGKVSKNGPAMSDAIHATIWARLGEKQKAYDAWKRSWEPFVKGPQMMFSEKRSSERTYFYTGAAGCLNTVVYGFAGFRFDEKPLEGAVWKKQLKSGWWLSCKPCLPPKWKSLTISPMVIDGQRFSVEITPEKVNIQPSV from the coding sequence GTGAACAGAGGGTTGGGAGTTTGGAGGTGGGGGTTAGGGACCCTGAGTTTGTTGCTTGTGGGTTGCGGTTCAAAGATCGGTTCTTCCACCGCTGAGTCAAAGCCACTTCCTGAGTACTTGGCGACGACGGGGACTTTTCGAGTGACCGAGATCGACGAATCGGGCTTCACCGTTTTGCTGCCGAGTTCATTTCAATCTAGTGGTGAAGAGAAACTGGAGTTTCGCCGCCAGCGAGTGTACGTTCCGACAAAACTTCCTCCGATGTCAACATGGAAGATCCTCGACCCCACAAGCAATTTTCCTAAGTACTTAGCCGGGGATGCAACGATTGAGATTTCGGAAGAGATGGTTGAGGATCCGGAGGGCCGTTACCTTGACTTCGTGTTTCGTGCAAGCTACCAATCAGCTGATGCAATGCCGCTAATTGATCGAGAGAGCCTGACTAGGAATCCTGCAGATTCCGTCAGAGTTGAAACTACCGAGAACACCATCTCGGTGAGCTTCCGGACTCCATCGAGCGAATTGCCAGTTATCGCCGTCGACCTCGAAGGCCCCCTGGAAGACCAACGCTTCATTCGAACCATAGTAAACCGAATCACTAGTGAGTCTGTACGACAAGTGCTGCCAGTAGCAAAGCATGGCTTTGCACCGTTCGGACTCAACAACTCCTTCTACTTCGGGCACACATTCTGGGATATGGATGTTTGGGTGTTGCCTTCGATGCTGTTTTTGCAACCCGATGCAGTTCGCCAGATGAACCAGTACCGGCTGGATCGAGCCGCGCAGGCGGAGAAGAATGCGGCGGAGTTCTTCAAGAAATCAAACAGCGGAATGATGTTTCCCTGGGAGTCGTCGGTCAGTGGAAAGGAAACGGTTCGCGCTTCTAGTGTGAAGGAGCATCACATTTCCGGCTCGGTCCTGTGGGGGCTGAATCTGAGCGAAAAGGCTGGGATTTCGAGTTCCAGTGAGGTCGGAAAAGTCGCCAGTGGTGTCTCTCGATTCTTTGATGCAAGGTCAGTAACCGGCCCGAATGGCCGAGAAATTAAGGATGTGATGTCGCCCGATGAGAACCACATTGGTGACAACGATCTGTACACCAACTTACTTGCCCAGTGGGCAATGAACGGGCGCAAGTGGGAAGGGCCCGCTAAGTTCAGGCTTCCGAAAGACGAAACTTCCTTCCTGACCTACGACGACGATAAGCTACGTAGCTATAAACAGGCCGCCGCGGTCCTCTCTATTTTCCCGCTCCAGTACCCCGAGGCGGAGAAGCAAGCTAGAACCATGATGGAGCGGTTTGAAGGCAAGGTCAGCAAGAACGGGCCGGCGATGAGCGATGCCATTCATGCCACGATTTGGGCGCGCCTTGGAGAGAAGCAGAAAGCTTACGACGCCTGGAAGCGCTCCTGGGAGCCGTTTGTGAAGGGGCCGCAGATGATGTTCAGCGAGAAGCGGTCTTCTGAGCGAACCTACTTCTATACCGGGGCGGCGGGTTGTCTTAACACCGTTGTCTACGGATTCGCCGGGTTCAGATTCGACGAAAAGCCCTTGGAGGGTGCGGTTTGGAAGAAGCAGCTCAAATCGGGCTGGTGGCTAAGCTGCAAGCCTTGCTTGCCACCAAAGTGGAAGAGCTTGACGATTAGTCCGATGGTGATCGACGGTCAGAGGTTTTCGGTAGAAATCACGCCGGAGAAGGTGAATATCCAGCCTTCGGTATAG
- the htpX gene encoding protease HtpX translates to MKRVLLFLGTNLLVGVLLFVVTSALGLRGWADSRGINYGMLMVSSIIYGFAGAFISLGLSRVIAKWMMGIKLVSPSEYGPFGQVARDVQMLAEKAGLPAMPEVGVYESEELNAFATGPTQRRSLVAVSTGLLANMPPEEVRAVLAHEIAHIKNGDMVTMTLLQGVINSFAIFLARIIAWAASNVVDSKLSGIVYIVVNIALQFLFTFLGSFITMAFSRAREFRADAGAADLVGARPMAAALNTLKVRYEPLDAPNGLQTAKISGGSALFKLLSSHPPLEDRIAALQSR, encoded by the coding sequence ATGAAGCGCGTTCTTCTCTTTCTCGGAACCAACCTGTTAGTCGGAGTGCTGTTGTTTGTGGTCACCTCCGCGCTGGGTCTTCGCGGCTGGGCCGATTCCAGAGGCATCAACTACGGCATGTTGATGGTCAGTTCGATCATCTACGGATTTGCCGGAGCCTTCATATCGCTTGGCCTCTCAAGAGTCATCGCAAAGTGGATGATGGGGATCAAGCTGGTCTCCCCGTCGGAGTACGGGCCCTTCGGTCAAGTTGCCCGGGATGTCCAAATGCTCGCAGAAAAGGCGGGGCTACCGGCGATGCCTGAGGTAGGAGTTTACGAGAGCGAAGAGCTTAACGCTTTCGCCACTGGCCCAACTCAACGGCGGTCACTTGTGGCGGTATCAACCGGACTCCTCGCCAACATGCCTCCTGAAGAAGTTCGTGCAGTGTTGGCCCACGAGATTGCGCACATCAAGAATGGCGACATGGTCACCATGACCTTGCTCCAAGGTGTTATCAACTCGTTTGCAATCTTCCTCGCCAGGATTATCGCCTGGGCGGCTTCAAACGTGGTTGATTCGAAGCTCTCGGGAATTGTTTACATCGTTGTTAACATCGCTCTACAGTTCCTGTTCACTTTCCTGGGATCGTTCATCACCATGGCATTCTCGCGAGCACGTGAGTTTCGGGCCGACGCAGGAGCAGCTGACCTCGTTGGTGCACGACCAATGGCTGCCGCTCTCAACACTTTGAAGGTTCGCTATGAGCCTCTGGACGCTCCAAACGGATTGCAAACGGCTAAGATTTCGGGCGGTTCGGCACTGTTCAAGCTCTTGTCGTCTCACCCGCCACTCGAAGATCGAATCGCAGCCCTTCAATCCCGATGA
- a CDS encoding glycosyltransferase, translated as MKIIFVAHGNEPIPPNGWGAVEQVIWQYTIRLRALGHEVILVNKKRWGAIFTTIWYCLTKRIDVVHCHSEKPIQVLATVLRRPLVVSTVHHPLNSDSLDKSELKALRRCNHAPYHLILRADIANLIKKRNPSAICAVLPNGVEVHEFQTNLVGNGKAVCIGRIQARKRQDDVARILAPSGIICDIIGPDYGEIEPSPELKERMIGSWDRDMIHQRLCEYSCLILLSTSEGQPLVVVEALAAGLPVVISSACTGNLDLSQPFIHLVESDDQLIPAVTKAIAQRDEMTAQIRRYAEENFDYDSLVQRYLDQLQDWREVQ; from the coding sequence ATGAAGATCATCTTTGTAGCTCATGGGAACGAGCCGATTCCGCCGAATGGATGGGGCGCGGTCGAGCAGGTGATCTGGCAATACACAATCCGGCTCCGGGCTTTGGGACACGAGGTCATCCTCGTAAACAAAAAGCGTTGGGGAGCGATTTTCACTACGATTTGGTACTGCTTGACGAAACGGATTGATGTCGTTCACTGCCACTCCGAAAAGCCAATTCAGGTTTTGGCGACCGTGCTGAGAAGACCACTCGTTGTCTCAACTGTCCACCATCCGTTGAACTCAGACAGCCTCGATAAGTCCGAACTGAAAGCACTGCGCAGGTGCAATCACGCACCTTATCACCTGATTCTCAGGGCCGATATTGCGAATCTGATTAAGAAGCGAAATCCGTCGGCGATCTGTGCGGTTTTGCCCAACGGCGTCGAGGTCCACGAATTCCAAACCAATCTGGTCGGTAACGGAAAAGCGGTCTGCATTGGTCGCATTCAAGCGCGGAAGCGACAAGATGATGTCGCGAGGATTCTTGCTCCGAGCGGGATCATCTGCGACATCATCGGCCCCGACTATGGCGAGATAGAACCTTCCCCTGAGCTAAAAGAGCGGATGATCGGTTCCTGGGATCGTGACATGATCCATCAACGTCTTTGTGAATACTCCTGCCTGATCCTACTTTCGACATCAGAGGGGCAACCTCTTGTGGTCGTTGAAGCTTTGGCCGCAGGCTTGCCGGTTGTCATCTCTTCCGCCTGTACCGGAAATCTTGACCTCAGTCAACCGTTTATTCATCTTGTCGAGAGCGACGACCAACTGATCCCCGCAGTGACGAAAGCCATTGCCCAGCGGGATGAAATGACGGCACAGATCAGGCGTTACGCGGAAGAGAACTTTGACTACGATTCACTGGTCCAGCGGTATCTGGATCAGCTCCAAGATTGGCGGGAAGTACAATAA
- the carA gene encoding glutamine-hydrolyzing carbamoyl-phosphate synthase small subunit, with translation MKRFLLLSDGSQYEGRALGADVSGVGEVVFNTGMTGYQEILTDPSYAGQMVMLTYPMIGNYGINDDDFESDRIQPSGLIVREACEDPSNWRSNRTVNALLKERGVAGIQGLDTRMITKHIRSAGVTMGVICDDPLEGKAKLAEAAGYDEQDYVMSVTTKSAYKWGPEGKEAVSEPDPAGRPRLVVLDCGLKYNILRRFWRAGCRPIVLPATATADEVMSWKPDGIFLSPGPGDPQRLEGVVRTVKSLLGKRPMFGICLGNQMLCHAVGGQTFKLKYGHRGSNHAVKDLETGKVTITSQNHGYAVDPGSLEGTRAKVTQINVNDGTVEGISVPDADASSIQYHPEAAPGPWDSRPYFAQFVEKIKNGN, from the coding sequence TTGAAGCGTTTCCTGCTCCTTAGCGATGGTTCCCAATACGAAGGTCGAGCTCTTGGTGCCGATGTTTCTGGCGTCGGAGAGGTGGTCTTCAATACTGGGATGACTGGTTACCAGGAAATCCTTACCGACCCAAGCTACGCAGGTCAGATGGTGATGCTGACCTACCCGATGATCGGGAACTACGGGATCAACGATGACGATTTTGAATCTGATAGGATTCAGCCCAGCGGACTGATTGTTCGAGAAGCCTGTGAGGACCCTTCGAACTGGCGCTCTAATCGAACCGTGAACGCGTTGTTGAAGGAGCGCGGTGTTGCAGGAATCCAGGGACTGGATACGCGGATGATCACCAAGCATATCCGCAGTGCTGGCGTCACGATGGGAGTCATCTGCGATGATCCGCTTGAAGGCAAGGCAAAACTTGCCGAAGCGGCAGGTTACGACGAGCAAGACTACGTTATGTCGGTGACCACTAAGAGTGCCTACAAGTGGGGACCGGAAGGGAAGGAAGCCGTGTCGGAACCGGACCCAGCCGGACGTCCGCGATTAGTGGTGCTTGATTGCGGACTCAAATACAACATCCTCCGTAGGTTTTGGCGAGCCGGGTGCCGCCCAATTGTTCTTCCGGCTACGGCTACGGCTGACGAAGTGATGAGTTGGAAGCCGGACGGCATCTTTCTGAGCCCAGGTCCGGGGGATCCTCAGCGACTCGAAGGAGTTGTACGTACTGTAAAATCACTACTTGGCAAACGACCAATGTTTGGGATATGTCTGGGGAATCAGATGCTTTGTCATGCGGTAGGCGGGCAGACTTTTAAGTTAAAATATGGCCATCGAGGCTCTAATCACGCAGTCAAAGATCTTGAAACTGGGAAAGTTACTATAACGAGCCAGAATCACGGCTACGCCGTCGACCCTGGTAGTCTCGAAGGAACTCGAGCGAAAGTGACTCAGATCAACGTCAATGATGGAACGGTTGAAGGAATATCTGTTCCGGACGCGGATGCTTCGAGTATCCAGTACCACCCAGAGGCGGCTCCGGGACCCTGGGACTCCAGGCCCTACTTCGCACAGTTTGTAGAGAAGATCAAGAATGGCAATTGA
- a CDS encoding proline dehydrogenase family protein, with protein MSLARSFILKTSALKPVESIVRKSFLFKPLVTRFIAGDSLEDALKASEGIFPGGQRISLDYLGENTHSEAEALAACDTYHKMLNRIDSVGKVGEWKANPVGTEPLNISIKLTQCGLDQGTEFATENYRKVVARAAELNNFVRIDMEASEYTQRTIDIVTSVFQEYKNTGTVLQSYLHRNDDDVDLMIEKQIRTRIVKGAYLEPASVAYPEKSKVDEKYVEQAKRLLKKGFYPAIASQDEAIITELKRYVEAEGIDKQSFEFQMLLGIRRDLQNSLVKEGYNVRVYVPFGDQWYPYFTRRLAERPANAFFILKQMFRK; from the coding sequence ATGTCGCTCGCTCGTTCCTTCATCCTCAAGACCTCCGCGCTGAAGCCGGTCGAGTCCATTGTTCGCAAATCGTTTTTGTTTAAGCCCCTGGTGACTCGGTTCATTGCGGGCGATTCGCTTGAGGATGCGTTGAAGGCTTCCGAGGGAATCTTCCCTGGCGGACAACGAATCTCTCTCGACTACTTAGGAGAGAACACCCACTCCGAAGCTGAGGCGCTTGCCGCTTGCGATACCTACCACAAGATGCTCAACCGCATCGACTCGGTTGGGAAGGTTGGAGAATGGAAGGCAAATCCGGTAGGAACCGAGCCGCTGAATATCTCGATCAAGCTCACTCAATGTGGCCTTGACCAGGGAACCGAGTTTGCTACCGAGAACTACCGAAAGGTCGTGGCTCGTGCTGCTGAGCTGAATAACTTCGTGCGAATCGACATGGAGGCCAGCGAGTACACGCAGCGCACGATTGATATTGTGACCTCGGTGTTCCAGGAGTACAAGAACACGGGAACGGTGTTGCAGTCCTACCTGCACCGCAACGACGATGATGTGGATCTGATGATCGAGAAGCAGATTCGGACTCGTATCGTAAAGGGTGCTTATTTGGAACCTGCCTCGGTCGCTTATCCGGAGAAGTCGAAGGTGGACGAGAAGTACGTTGAGCAAGCTAAGCGGCTTCTCAAGAAGGGCTTCTACCCGGCGATCGCTTCGCAGGATGAAGCGATTATCACCGAACTGAAGCGATATGTTGAAGCGGAAGGGATCGACAAGCAGTCCTTCGAGTTCCAGATGCTTCTCGGCATCCGCCGCGACCTCCAGAACTCACTGGTGAAAGAAGGCTACAACGTCCGGGTTTACGTCCCCTTCGGGGACCAGTGGTATCCGTACTTCACGAGGCGACTCGCTGAGCGTCCGGCGAATGCTTTCTTCATCTTGAAGCAGATGTTTAGGAAATAG
- a CDS encoding HAD family hydrolase, whose translation MNAAAKERLSKVKAIYFDLDDTLCGYWDACKIGLREAFDQVPIPGVTTDHAIDAWSAVFQAFSGQLKGIDELYEAYLTSGERTRTHQMQLTLAALDIEDDELAARLSQAYMERRDANLKLFPDAIDVLERLSKSYKIGLMTNGPADIQNQEIDTTGIRKYLQAIFIEGEQRVGKPEKIVFDRAAAAMGCTPDELLMVGNSLHHDIIPAIQFGWATAWTYRESDVPPSSKTGKPEPIPTEGPLPDLIVSHLSELLPYLEK comes from the coding sequence GTGAATGCCGCCGCAAAAGAACGCCTGTCCAAGGTCAAAGCCATCTACTTCGACCTAGACGACACCCTCTGCGGCTACTGGGACGCGTGCAAAATCGGCCTTCGCGAGGCATTTGACCAAGTTCCGATTCCTGGCGTGACTACCGACCATGCGATCGATGCTTGGAGCGCAGTTTTCCAGGCATTTAGCGGGCAACTGAAGGGCATCGACGAGCTGTACGAAGCTTATTTGACATCTGGTGAGCGAACGCGTACTCACCAGATGCAGCTGACGTTGGCTGCACTTGATATCGAAGATGACGAACTTGCGGCCCGTTTGAGTCAAGCCTATATGGAGCGCCGCGATGCGAATCTGAAGCTCTTTCCTGACGCCATTGACGTTCTAGAACGGCTGTCTAAATCATATAAGATCGGGCTGATGACCAACGGCCCTGCCGATATTCAGAATCAGGAGATCGACACGACGGGCATCCGGAAGTATCTGCAGGCGATCTTCATCGAGGGCGAGCAACGGGTCGGGAAGCCCGAGAAGATTGTTTTTGACCGAGCAGCCGCGGCAATGGGATGCACTCCGGACGAGCTTTTGATGGTCGGCAACTCGTTGCATCACGACATCATTCCCGCGATTCAGTTCGGCTGGGCGACGGCTTGGACCTATCGCGAGTCTGATGTTCCGCCGAGCTCAAAGACTGGAAAGCCCGAGCCGATTCCGACCGAAGGGCCTCTGCCGGATCTGATTGTCAGCCATCTGTCCGAGCTCTTGCCTTATTTGGAGAAGTAA